The genomic region ATCTAGGCACTGCGCCGGGCCGCCGAAATGGACTAGACCACGGGATCGTGGTGCATTCCTCGGGTGCTCCGGTGCTCCGGTGCTCCGGCGCTCAGGCGCTCAGGCGCTCAGGCGCGCCGCCGGAACTCCCCCGGGCTGAGCCCGGTCTCGCGCCGGAAGAACCGGCAGAAGTAGGCGGGATCGGCGAACCCGGTCTGGTCCGAGACCTGTCGGATGGTCAGATCGGTGCCGGCCAGCAGCCGCTTGGCCTCCAGCACCCGCTGCCGCCGCGTCAGCCGGCCCGGCGTCAGGCCGGTCTGCTCCCGGACGAGTTCGTGCAGGTGGCCCGGGGACACGCCGATCTCGCGGGCGTAGGAGATCAGGGTCCTGCTCCCCTGGCCGGGTGCCGCGATCAGCCGCAGGAACCGGTCGACCAGCTCGCTCACCTGGTGCACGGCGCCGGGGGTCGGCGCGGCGGGGGCCCCGGCGATACGCGCCGCGCGCACGATCAGGATGTGGAGACAGGCCCGCAGCACCCCTTCGTGGCCGGGGGCGGCCGTCCTCAGCTCGTGCTCCATCTCCCCCGCCAGCGCCAGCAGCGCGGCCATCTGGGCGGCGCTCGGGCTGAGCCAGGTGAGCGTGTGCAGAGCGCGCAGCAGTGGGACGTCCTCGGGATGGCGTACCAGAAAGTCCTCGTTGAACAGCAGCACCGAGCCCTCGACGCCCTGCGCGTCCTCCCAGTGGTGCACCTGGCCCGGCGCGATCACGCCGAAGTGCGGCGGGGTGATCGGCCAGGGCTGGGAGTCCACGACGTGCAGGCCGCGGCCGCCCGTCACCAGCACGATCTCGTAGAACGTGTGCCGGTGCGGGAAGTCGGCCAGCGAGAGCGGCCCGACGCGCTGGAACGAGCCCGCCGCGAAGGGCAGGAGGGCGACCTCGGGGACCTCCAGCTCGTGCAGGTCCAGCCCGCCGCGGCCGGCGCCGGGCCCGCGCTCGTTGGGGGACGGCGCCGAAACGTCCATAGCGGCATCCTGCGATGCCGGTGCGCCGCGCGTCCAGCCCGGCTCAGGACGGCTCAGAACAGCTCAGGCCGGCTCAGGACGACTCAGGAGCCCGAGGTGGCCCGGTAGATCTTCGCGATCCGCTCGGAGAAGTAGATGCTGTAGGACGTGTTCGGCGAGTTGCCGCCCTGTTCGTAGCCGCCGAGCACGCCGACCAGCCGGTCCCCCGAGGCGATGAACGGGCTGCCGCTGGCGCCGTCCGGCAGGCCCGAGCAGTCCAGCTCCATCTGGGTGTCGGTGTACTTCTTCGTCTTCGTGGTGCAGCCGACCGGCCGGGACGCCAGCAGCGGATAGGACGCGATGCTGATCGAGTTCGCGTATCCCGGCTCGGCGGAGAACGTGTCGGCGCCGGTGAGGCTCTCCAGGGTCTGCGACCCGCCGCCGACCTTGCGCACCTTCAGGAACGCTATGTCGGCGTCCGGGTCCTCCTTGGCCACCCAGTCCGAGTCCACGTAGGCCGTCGTGGCCACCCACTCCCCGTAGGGCGCGGTCTCGTCGTGGTATCCGGGCACGAACACGATGTGGTTGTTCCAGCCGGCGTAGAGCTTGTCGTACACGCAGTGCCCCGCGGTCACGATCAGGTCGCCGGACCCGCTGTGCACGACGCTGCCGGTGCAGTAGTGCGCCGACACCACGCCGCCGACGCTGAAGAACACCGCGCCGACCTTGGGGACCCCGTCGAAGGCGACGGCGTTGAGCTTGCCGTCGGTCGTGGTGCCGGCCGGGATCGAGCCGGTCAGCGGCGGCCCGGAGCGCAGCAGCGTGTGCGGGTCGTTCGGAGTGGTCTCCATGACGTGCGTGACGACCGTGGTGTGGGCCGCCTCGCTGCTGGAGGAACTGGCGGCGGCATCAGCGGCGGAAGAGCCGCCGTGGCAGGCCGTCGCCAGCACCGACAAGGCGATGGCTGTGGACGCGAGCAGACCGTGGCGACGGTTCTTCATAACGCTGAGGATGCCTCCGGATTCGGAACGTTGTCAGTCGCGCAGCATACCGGTCGCGGTCGTCGGGATTACCAATGCACTGATAGCGAACGCAGCACCGCGGCACGCACCGGGCCCGGCTCGCCCCCGGCATCGGCCAGGCCGGCGACGAGGCCGGGCAACGATGCGCCGAACGGATCCACGTCGAACACGAACTCGGATTTCTCGTTGTCCATGATGAGGTCCACCCCCAGCGAGCGGATCCCGGGGAAGAACGTGGCGGTACGCTCGGCCAGCGCGATCAGCCTCTCCCAGCGCTCGGTCGTGAACCGCTTCACGAAGGCATCGATCTCGCGGCGCTTCCCGCCGTACCACTCGCGCGCCAGGATCTCCCCTTCGCGCTTCACGCCGGCGGCGTGGGTGACCTTGCCGTCCACCACCGCGAAGCGGAAATCGTAGAAGTCGTTGAGCAAGTGCACGCGGTGCAGCGCGGCGACCGCGTGGAAGCCGTCGTCGGCCAGCAACTCGGCCACCTGGGCCAGTTCCCGGTTGTCGCCGGAGCTCTGGCCGGGAGCACGCCAGACCTCGAAGCCGGTGCGGGTCCGGTGCCGGAACAGCTGTGTACGCCAGCCGTCGATCATCCATTCGTCGGAGCCGGCGAACCGCGGTCGCAGGATATTGCTTCTCACCGCCGACACGTCCGAAAGCTCCAGCAGCGGCAGACCGCTGCTACGCAGGAACTCATCACACTTCGTCCGGTCCAGCGCCAGCAGTGTCTGCTCCACAGAGGCCGCCAGCGTCGCGCCGGCCTTGGTGACCGCCGTGTCCAGATGTTCCAGCGCGGCCTGGAGTTCCGCGTACCGTGCGCGCTGGCCGCCGACGGGGTTCCCGGCGGTATCAGGGTGCAGACGTTCGACGAAGACCACCTCGCCGGGAGCGAACTCGGCCTCGGAAGCCACCACGGCGGACCACGGCACGAAACGCGGCTGTGCGAGGCCGGTCTCCCGCGCCGCACGCGACCATTCGGCGCGCGCCGGCTCGTCGTTCTCGGCGGTCACGACCACCGGGCTCGGGGTGCTCATTCGGCCACCGCTATGAATCGGTCGTCGTCGCGGCCCAGCAGGGCTTCGTCCACGTTGATGTCCACTTCCGGGAGGGCTTGCCAGAGCCGTTCGATCAGCGCCTCGCTGATCCAGTGGTGGTGCAGGTCCAGGCGGCGCAGGTGGGTCAGTGGCTGGCCTGCGAGCAGGGCGGCCACGCCGTCGTCGCCGAGGGTGCCCAGGGCGAGGTCCAGGGATTCCAGTTGAGCGACGACGGGTGCGTGGGCGAGCAGGGCCGCCAGGGTGTCGGTGTCTTCGGCGTTGCGCAGGCCGAGGTGGCGCAGGGCGGGGAAGGCCGCGCCGGACAGGATGCCGGCCAGGTCGGCGGCGTCGGCGCCGCCTTCGTAGATGGAGGTGCCGAGGTAAAGGTCCAGGCCGGTGAGGGCGGGGAGGGTGGAGGTGCCGATGGCGCGGACGATGTGCGGGGGCAGGCCGCCGGTTTGGAGTGTCAGTTCCCGGAGTCGGTCGTGGGCCAGGGGTTCGATGGTCAGTTCGGCGGTGCCGCGCAGGCCGAAGGCGAGCAGGTTCGGGAAGGCGGCGAGCAGCGGGCCGGGGTCGGCTTGTTCGATCCAGGAGACTTCGGACATCTCCGAGGGGACGTCTCCGACGAAGAGGGCTTCCAGGTTGGGGAAGCGGTCGGCGGCGTCCAGGAGGGCGGCGTGGTATTCCTGCCAGCCGGTGCCGGATTCGCAGGAGTCCCAGGCGGCCAGGGTCAGGGCTTTGACGCGGGTGGTGTCGACGGCGGCGAGGAAGGCGGGCCAGATCTTCTCGCCGTCGGCCTCGTCGTATTCGTCGGCGCCGACGCGCCAGGCCCAGGCTTCGATGTCCTCGGGGACGCCGCCGGGTTCCAGGTCGGCCGGGTCGTCGTGGGCGAAGGGGAACACCGGCAGCCCGTGGAAGGTGGTCAGGGCGTCGTGTCGGAAATCCTGGATCACCCGGGCACGGTATCGGCTGCGGCGGACAGTGTGGCGAGTGGACCGCTTGTATACAATCCACGTATCAGGGCTTTGAGCGTTGACCTGCCGAGAAGGTCACTGCTCTTTGTGCACGTCCCGCCCCCGCGCGATGTGCCGGACCACGACGCGGGCGGCCTTGTCCGGGTCGCCGGATTCCAGGACCTCGACGATCTCGCGGTGTTCGCGCCAGGAATCCTGGGCGCGGCGGGGCAGCTTGGCGGTGTAGACCCATTCCATCTTCCATCGGAGCTGGGTGATCAGCTCGGTGAGGGTCCGACTGCCGGAGGCCTGGGCCAGCACCTCGTGGAACCGGCTGTTGAGCCGGGCCAGTTCCTCCAGGCGGCCGGCGGCCAGCGCGTCGTCGGCCAGCGCCACCAGTTCCTTGAGCCGGCCGAAAGCCTGGCCTCGGGGCTGCCGATGGCGGCGGTGCTGTTCCCGGGGCACGAGCTGAGCCTGATGGTGCTGCCGCTGATGGTGTTCCACCAGGTGCAGCTGATGGCGTGCACGGTGCTGGCACGACGGTGGGGAAACCAGAGCGCCGGCTCCGGCGCGCAGGCCGACGGTCCGGCCGGGCAGCGGCTGGCCGCGGCGCGCGCTTGAGAATTCTCCCCGTCCGCCCCGCGTGCGAGTCTTGATCGTGTGAACCCACCTCAAGTCATCGCCACCGACCTGGACCGCACCCTGTTGCTGAGCGGCGGCGGTACGTCCGAGCGCACGCGCGCCGCCCTGGACCTGGCCATGGAGCGCGGTGCGCACGTGATAGCCGTGACCGCGCGGCCGATCCGGTGGCTGGACCGGCTCAAGCCGTGCTTCGGGCAGCTGCCGCACGTCATCGCCTCCAACGGGGCGGTGTGCTACGACCTGGCGGACGGCCGGGCCTACGACGCGCGGCCGTTCGAGCCGGCGACGCTGCCGAAACTGTTGGCCGGGCTGCGCGCGGCGCTGCCGGACGCGCGGTTCGCGATGGAGACGGCCTACGGCATGGTGCGCGAGGACGGCTACGAGCTGTCGACCTTCGACCAGGACGGCGATGACGCCGGACGGCTGGTGGTGCCGTACGAGGACCTGGCCTCGGCGGTGGCGGACCAGCCGGTGTTGAAGGTCCTGACCACGGACCGGGCCCGCGACAGCGCCGAGATGTTCGCCGAGGCGAGCCCGGCGGTCGGGACGCTCGGCCATCTCACCTACTCCACCCGGTTCGGGGTGCTGGAGCTGGGGCCGCCCGGGGTCACCAAGGCCACGACGCTGGCGGCGTGGTGTGCCGAACGCGGTATCGAGGCCGCCGACGTGGTGGCGTTCGGGGACATGCCGAACGACATCCCGATGCTGGCCTGGGCCGGGCGGTCGTACGCGGTGGCCAACGCGCTGCCGGAGGTGAAGGAGGCCGCGAAGGGCCTCACGGCGAGCAACGACGACGACGGTGTGGCGCTGATCGTGGAAGGGCTCTTCGATACCCGAGGCTGAAATCAGGCCCACCTTCATCTCGTATACCGAGACAGATCTTCTCGAATATCGAACAGCTCGCTAGAGTCTCCGGCATGACGACACGGCCGGAGACTCCTCAGAACACGTACACCCACGGCCACCACGAGTCGGTCCTCCGCTCGCACCGCTGGCGCACCGCGGAGAACTCGGCCGGGTACCTGCTGCCGCGCCTGTCGGCCGGTCACAGCGTGCTCGACGTGGGCTGCGGGCCCGGCACCATCACCGCCGACCTCGCCGAGCGCGCGGCACCGGGCACGGTCACCGCGGTGGAGATCACCGAGGAGGCGCTGTCCCTGGGGCGCGACGAGATCGCCCGGCGCGGCACGCCGAACGTCCGGTTCGCGGTCGCCGATGTCC from Catenulispora sp. MAP5-51 harbors:
- a CDS encoding FCD domain-containing protein; translated protein: MALADDALAAGRLEELARLNSRFHEVLAQASGSRTLTELITQLRWKMEWVYTAKLPRRAQDSWREHREIVEVLESGDPDKAARVVVRHIARGRDVHKEQ
- a CDS encoding helix-turn-helix transcriptional regulator, with amino-acid sequence MDVSAPSPNERGPGAGRGGLDLHELEVPEVALLPFAAGSFQRVGPLSLADFPHRHTFYEIVLVTGGRGLHVVDSQPWPITPPHFGVIAPGQVHHWEDAQGVEGSVLLFNEDFLVRHPEDVPLLRALHTLTWLSPSAAQMAALLALAGEMEHELRTAAPGHEGVLRACLHILIVRAARIAGAPAAPTPGAVHQVSELVDRFLRLIAAPGQGSRTLISYAREIGVSPGHLHELVREQTGLTPGRLTRRQRVLEAKRLLAGTDLTIRQVSDQTGFADPAYFCRFFRRETGLSPGEFRRRA
- a CDS encoding bile acid:sodium symporter, with the translated sequence MEPAVEPGQFLQAAGGQRVVGQRHQFLEPAESLASGLPMAAVLFPGHELSLMVLPLMVFHQVQLMACTVLARRWGNQSAGSGAQADGPAGQRLAAARA
- a CDS encoding serine protease: MKNRRHGLLASTAIALSVLATACHGGSSAADAAASSSSSEAAHTTVVTHVMETTPNDPHTLLRSGPPLTGSIPAGTTTDGKLNAVAFDGVPKVGAVFFSVGGVVSAHYCTGSVVHSGSGDLIVTAGHCVYDKLYAGWNNHIVFVPGYHDETAPYGEWVATTAYVDSDWVAKEDPDADIAFLKVRKVGGGSQTLESLTGADTFSAEPGYANSISIASYPLLASRPVGCTTKTKKYTDTQMELDCSGLPDGASGSPFIASGDRLVGVLGGYEQGGNSPNTSYSIYFSERIAKIYRATSGS
- a CDS encoding HAD family hydrolase, which translates into the protein MNPPQVIATDLDRTLLLSGGGTSERTRAALDLAMERGAHVIAVTARPIRWLDRLKPCFGQLPHVIASNGAVCYDLADGRAYDARPFEPATLPKLLAGLRAALPDARFAMETAYGMVREDGYELSTFDQDGDDAGRLVVPYEDLASAVADQPVLKVLTTDRARDSAEMFAEASPAVGTLGHLTYSTRFGVLELGPPGVTKATTLAAWCAERGIEAADVVAFGDMPNDIPMLAWAGRSYAVANALPEVKEAAKGLTASNDDDGVALIVEGLFDTRG
- a CDS encoding STM4015 family protein, encoding MIQDFRHDALTTFHGLPVFPFAHDDPADLEPGGVPEDIEAWAWRVGADEYDEADGEKIWPAFLAAVDTTRVKALTLAAWDSCESGTGWQEYHAALLDAADRFPNLEALFVGDVPSEMSEVSWIEQADPGPLLAAFPNLLAFGLRGTAELTIEPLAHDRLRELTLQTGGLPPHIVRAIGTSTLPALTGLDLYLGTSIYEGGADAADLAGILSGAAFPALRHLGLRNAEDTDTLAALLAHAPVVAQLESLDLALGTLGDDGVAALLAGQPLTHLRRLDLHHHWISEALIERLWQALPEVDINVDEALLGRDDDRFIAVAE